The following is a genomic window from Sutcliffiella horikoshii.
GTGCGAGTTCATGCAGTTCTAAATTCACAGAACCATGTCCCAATCCTTTATTGCTATGTCCAATCTTTGCTAATACAAGCTTGGAACCCCCAATGCCGGGAACATCTTCCCAGTTAGAGCCCTGATCACTATACCCCCTGGGCTTAACACCATGTAAATGTTCAAACCCTTCCACATCTGTAAGATTTCCGTTAAATAAATATAGGTGAACATTCTGTTGGACCAATACGTGTAATATGTGGGATGGTATATGGGAAACGTGACGGATCATGATTGCTGCTTCTTCTTCGGAGAAACTCCCTGGTGGAAGATAGATAAGTTGATTTAAAGCTTCTCGGTTAGCTATATCTTTAAGGTGGGAATCCATTTCAGAAGACCTATACTGTTTAAGTGAAATCGCATCCAAGCTGGCATATGCTTTCCAATATATCGGAATAATTGTCATTGTAATCAATATTACTATTGCAAATAAACGTTTCTTCATCTTTCCTCACCTTCTCTAGTTGTCCTGTTCATGTTGTGTAAAAATTATTAGAAAATTCAATTCTATTATAATAGTATTATAACATCTAGGGCTTTAATTGGTATGACATTTTTGTAATCTCTTCTTAATAAAAGGGATTAATTTTTTCCAGTCTACCTTCACCCTCTAACGAAAAGAGGCCTCTCTTGTTTTATTTTATTGTCATCGAGGTCTTCATCACAGCGATGAGGACTTCTCTACTCCTTTTTTCTTTTCACCGAGGTCTTCATATCGACGATGAGGACTTCTCTAATCCTTTTTCCTCGTCAGTGAGGTCTTCATGACGGCGATGAGGACTTCTCTAATCCTTTTTCCTCGTCAGTGAGGTCTTCATGACGGCGATGAGGACTTCTCTAATCCTTTTTCCTTGTCACCAAGGTCTTCATAGCGGCGATGAGGACTTCTCTAATCCTTTTTTCTTATCACCGAGGTCTTCGTATCGACGATGAGGACTTCTCTACTCCTTTTTCCTTGTCAGTGAGGTCTTCATGACGGCGATGAGGACTTCTCTACTCCTTTTTCCTTGTCACCAAGGTCTTTATATCGGCGATGAGGAATTAGTACGAAGGCTATTCTACAATTAAATTATTCCTATACAACAAGAAAAAGAGTGATTCTACAAGAGAATCACTCTTTTCAAACATGCTCTTATACAATTACTTCCTCTTCGCTTAATTCAGCCTCTTCTATATCTCTTGATCTGTGGGCAATCCTACTTGCTGCTGCTGCTGCAAGAGCACATACTATATCATCCATAAAGGTATGAACTTCTTCCCCTTCATGTTCGTCCAACCTCTTTATGATCCCAAATTTCTCTTTATCGAGAAATCCAAAGTTCGTCAATCCAATGGATCCGTACACGTTTACAATCGATAATGGGATGATTTCGTCAATACCATATAACGGTTCGTCAGTCTCCACCAAGTATTGAAGTGGATCTGGGAGCAGTTTTTTTTCTGCTAAAATATCAAGCGACAGCCCCGTTAGCACTGCATGAACAATTTCCCTTTTTTCCAAAACCTTCTCGACGTTATGTACACAATCTTCGAGGGTGACATTACTAATATATTTTTTTTGAAGAAGAAGAACGATTTCAGCGATATCCTGTATGGTGACGCCTCTGTCTTCTAACATCTTTTTTGTTGTTTCTCTCATCTCTTTTAACGTATATTTTCTCATATGGCCCCCTCTTTCTCTCTAGCTCAACCATTTAGGTGGTGTGTTCTTCGCCCAGAAAATAGATCCCAAAGCATGGTGCCCATGAAAATCATCATGATAAGTATGATAATGAAAATTAAAATAATAACCGTCAAGTGGTGGATGATCCTTTCTCACATGAAAGCGGATAAGATCTTTTCCAGTAACAGCATGATAAATATGAAAAATCTTTTCGCTATCTCCACCTGTCGGGTTTTCAGAAATAGTCAAATTACTGAGATCTTCTTCAGGATGCTCTTCTGCCAGATCCTTTAACACCTGTTCCATTTTTGGGAAAATTACATCTTTAAACTCATCTTGTATTTTAGGACCGATTCTTGAGCCGAATTTTGCAAAACTTTGTAGTTCAGCCTGTTCGGTAGCTAAAGACAGGAATGAATCTTTTGACAACCTTTGCTCAAAGGGTTCAATAAATTCATTTGAATAATCTTTGTTTGTTACATCGCCAAACGACGAATCATCCTTTTGGTCATCTATCGTCAAATAGGCAGGTGGCGATACTGTACCGAACGTAAGCGCTGTAATTAGTACGACTAACGATTTCTTAAGCCATTTCGGCATGACAGTCTTCCTTTCCATCTGTTTAACCCCATTCTATTATTTTCTCTATTATTATGTAAAACTAGTATATCACAAAAGTAAGAAAATTTTATCAATTTTGCGTTAACTTTTCTTTTCTAAGCTTGCACGTCTTACATCTCGTTAATTTTTGTTACGGAATCAGTAATAATCACTTGAATTTAGTAAAAATGATTTAATAATGATTCATTTATTTGTGTTTTTTTGTTAATATTAATGAATAGTACATATTGGAGGTTAAACTCATGGCAGATATTGCGATTTTGGTATCAAGCTTTGTTACTTTAGGTGCATTAATTTATTTATGTTTTGCTGATTGATGTGATGGAAATAAAAACTCGTGTTGAGATATGCTCAACACGAGTTTTTTTATATTCTAGCTAACACTCTATATAGCCAAAATGGAATTTAGCAGTTTTTCTTTCTAAGACAGTAAATCCAAATTGAGCAAACTTTTCGCTTTGCCAATGGTCTTTTAATACTACTCTCTCTTTGGCAACTCTTATTGCTTCCTGCAGTATATGTTTATTAAAAGCGTCTTTTACTGCAATGCTTCTTAGGGGCGCTATTCCATTAGATTCTTGGATCTCAATATCAAACATAGGGTCAAAATATACAACATCGAAGCTCTTATCTTGCAGAGTTGATAAAAGGTCCTGATGTTTACCTTGGAGGACTTTGATGCGTCTCATTGCTTCTTCTACGTTACTATTTTCTGATTCCCAAGCAGCGAGGCCTTTTTTTACAAGATAAGCTAGAACCTCATTTCCCTCTATGCCCCACACTTTTCCTTTTTCACCTGTTGCCAAGCTTGCCATGATGCTGTCTGAAGCGAGACCAAGTGTGCAATCAAGAAAACTCATTCCTTCTTTTAACTCTGTTGCTTCTAAAAACGGTTCTATTTCTCCTTTAAGCCACCTTTTAACTCGAAAGCCAGCGGTATTTGGATGAAAGAAAATAGGTTCTGTTATATTTAAGCGATACCATTCATAACGATTTTTCCCTATAACTAAGACATCTTGATTATATTCCTTGAATAAAGTAAGGACTGATTTTTTATTTCTTTGTATGTACATGCACCCAAGGTCTTGTGAAATATGCTTTGCAGTTTGAATCATTTCTTCATTGGTTCTCCCCGCGGTGGTTACAATCATAATTTGCTCCTTTATAAAAGGATGTGCGCAGTATAATACCTACACACATCCTTGCGAATTAACAGTATTGATGAAAAGCTCCTTGAAGGTTGGTCATGATATTTTCCATCGTGTTTGCTTCAATATCATGGCGATGGATGAAATGTACTACTTCTTTCCCTTTTAACAATGCCATGGAAGGCGAAGAAGGTGGGATGTCTCCAAAGATCTCCCGCATTTTGGAAGTAGCTTCTTTATCTTGGCCAGCGAAAACCGTTATCAGGTGATCTGGTGTTTTGTCGGCTTGGATAATGCTTTGGGTTGCTGCCGGTCGTGCCAATCCTGCTGCACAACCGCAGACAGAGTTCACTACTACAAGTGTTGTTCCTTCTACTTTATTGAAGTATTCCTCTACTTCATCGCTTGTGGTTAGTTCTTCAAATCCTGCTCTTGTTAGTTCATCTCTCATCGGTTTTACTATTTGTTTCATATAATCTTCATATGCCATAGACATGTTCATTTCCTCCTTTAGTTATTTCTTTCTGTCATTTGTTTCCAGACGGAGCCTTTTGCTTCTTCTCCGCCTTCTATGCGTTGGATAGCCATTTTTACTTGCATGCTCACTTCGAATTCTGGGTCGTTTTCTGCTTCTCGTAGTGCAGGAAGCGCAGTTTCGTCACCAACTTCGTAAAGGAACATGGCCGCTCTCCAACGAACTAATTTGTTTTTATCTTTCAAAGCTTCTATCATGGCTGGCATCGCTGCTTTATCGCCAAGGTCTGACATACAATCTCCAGCTGTTCTTCTAACTGTTACGGACTTATCTTTCAATGCTTTTGACAAGTAAGGTAAGATGTCTGATTCTTCAAGCATTCCAAAATAAACCGTTGCCAACCTGCGTATAGAACCCTTTTCGTCTTCTAGTGCCTTAGCCAGTACTGGGATGTCGTCTGGTTTTGGATCCATTTGATCTAGAGCAGCAAAGCGTTTGGACCAATCAGGGTCATCTAGCATTTCCAATGTCACTTTATAACGTTCTTTTGATTTTATTGTATTCGACTTATCCTTATTATCTTCTTGTTTTACCATTTTTTCCAAGCGATCGTCTGTAAATGTCGCAGAAAGCTCTTCCACTATCTCTACCCCAACAGCCTCTAAGTCTCCATAACGGACACCATGTTCCTTCCATTCACGTTCAAGCACCACATTATCTTGCTTTTCTTGTGCGGAAAGAATAGCTTTCATGAACCTTTCGGGTAAACCGACACGTTTTTCCTGATCCCCATCTGTCAATTTCACTTGCATCGGAATTCCTTGGAACATCTGAACAAAGACTTTCACTTCGCCAAAACCTTCTAGTGATCTTTGATCTTCTGTGTCTTGATTTTCCTCTGTTTCACCAAAAGCAGCCCTTACTTCTGAAAGAATCCCTTTCCAATCAAAGCGGGCATTTCTTTCTACGGCCAGGAAATCCGCTACATGATAAACCCCTTTTACACCTTCTATACCTAGTATGTCCTGGATGATTTCAGGTGCCTGGTCGCTATTGTCTTTTGTATAATTGTTTCTTGAACCTGCCGGCAGTTCCTCACTAAGGATAACTTTCATCGTGTTAGGACTTGGAGTTGGTTCAATTGATTGTATATTCAAGAATAAACACCCCTTCTTTACTTATGATTGCTCTTTAATCTTTTCTACTTTTTCAGATAGTTCTTCCCATCTGTTCATTGCCTCTTCCAACAGTTGGTTGGTTTGGTCTTGTTCTGAAAGCCACTTGCTGACCTTTTCATAATCGCTTCCTGCGGTTGCAATCTCTGTCTCGATGGTTTCAAGCTTTTCCTCAAGCTCCATAATTTTTTCCTCTATTGTCTCCCAGTCTTTTTGTTCCTGGTAGGACAATTTCAAGGTTTTTTGTTTTTGTCGTGTTACAGTTTGTGTTTCTTTTTTTGCTTGCTCTAACTGTTTTTGCTCTTTACGCTTTAGTTGTTGATCTTGAACATAATCTGAGTATTCGCCGAAAATCCTTTTAACGTTACCGTCACCTTCAAGGATAAACAGTTCATCAACGACTTTATCTAAGAAATAGCGATCATGGGAAACGGTTATGACAACTCCAGGGAATTCTTCCAAATATCCCTCTAAAATGGTCAATGTCTCCGTATCCAAATCATTTGTCGGCTCATCAAGCAGCAAGACATTTGGCTGTGACATGAGTATTCTTAATAAGTATAACCTTTTTCTTTCGCCTCCTGAAAGTTTCCGTATCGGAGTCCCGTGGGAATGCGGAGGAAAAAGAAAACGCTCGAGTAACTGTGACGCACTGATGTGCTGACCGTCTTCGCCTTTAATGACTTCAGCTTCTTCTTTAATATATTCTATCATTCTTTGATCAAGATTCATTTCCTGCTGCTCTTGGGTGTAGTAACCAAGTTTAACCGTCAATCCAATATCCACTTTACCGTGGTCAGGTGAGATTTTCTGAGCAAAGATATTTAAAAGAGTAGATTTCCCAACCCCATTTGGTCCGACAATTCCTACTCTGTCTTTTTGCTTGATCAATAAGCTAACATTTTTCAGAATAACCTTGCTTTCAAATTGAAGCGAAACATCTTCTATTTCCATTACTTTTTTTCCGAGTCTTGCAGAGCCCGTCAGAAGTTCTAATTCACCTGTGGAGGTAGAGGAGGATACTTTCTCATCCAAGTCCTCAAAACGTTTAATTCTTGCTTTTTGTTTTGTCGTTCTGGCTTTTGCTCCTTTTCGCATCCATTCCAACTCTTGGCGATAGAGGCTCTTCTGTTTTGCTTCCACTTTAAGCTCTTCTTCCTGCCTGATAGCTTTTGCTTCCAGATAATCTCCATAATTTCCCGAATAAGTATAAATGGATCCATTATGCAACTCAAATATTTTGTTTGTTACCTTATCAAGGAAATAGCGATCATGCGTTACAAGCAGCACCGCTCCTTGGTATTTACTCAGGTAGTCTTCCAGCCATTCGATCGCCTCAAAATCAAGATGGTTGGTAGGCTCATCCAAAATTAGCAAATCGGCAGCTTCCACCAACGTTTGTGATAGGGCGACACGTTTTTTTTGTCCACCAGAAAGGTTGGATATTTGCTGGTTAGTATCCGTAATTCCCAGTTTATTGAGAATGGCCTTGGCATTTGAGCTTGCATCCCATGCTTGGAGTTGGTCCATTTGTGATTGCAGCTTAGCAAGTTGATCCTGAAGTTTTTCGTTCAGCGGGTCAGCTTGGATTTGCACTAGGAACTTTTCATATTGCCTAATAACATTGTTTGTATTTGAGTCTTTGCTGAAGATTTGTTCCATTACAGAAAAAGTCTCATTTAATTCAGGCTGTTGAGACAGAAACCCAATTGTATAGTCATTGGAAGTAGTGATAGTTCCTGCATCAGGAGTTTCTAGTCCAGCGATGATTTTTAATAAGGTCGATTTCCCTGTACCATTTACACCTATAAGGCCGACTCTTTCTTTTTCCTGTATACTGAAAGAAGCATTTCCGAGAAGCACTTTTTCCACATATGATTTTGATAAATCTTCCCCAATCAACATTTTCATTTTGTTATATCTCATTCCATTCTTTCATAAATTGATCTACAAACTTCATCATAAATTCGTGGCGTTCCGAAGCAATCTTTTTCGCTTCTTCCGTTTGAAGTGTATCTTTTAATAGAAATAACTTTTCATGGAAGTGATTGATAGCAGTGGACTTTTCCCCTCGGTACTGCTCATAGGTCATAGATGTTCTAGCCTCTATCAGGGGATCGTACATCGCTTGTCCTTTTGCTGCCGAATACATGAATGTTCGGGCAGTCCCGATGGCACCTAGTGCATCAAGCCTGTCCGCATCTTGGACAATTTTCCCCTCAAGTGAGTCAAGTACTACCCCATTACCACCTTTAAACCCAATGTTTTCAATTGTATATATAATTTCATCTATATGTATTTTAGTTAGTGGCAGTTCAGACAATAGTGCAGCTATTTCTTCTTTGGCCTTGTCTTTATTTGCAGTTATTTTGTCATCCAGTACATCATGCAAAAGTGCAATGATCTCTACCATTAGAAGATTTGCTTTCTCTTCTTTTCCAATATGTAAGGCAAGTCTTCGGACTCTTTGGATATGAAACCAGTCATGTCCTGTACTGTCATTGTTGAATATCGATTCTACGTATTCTTCTACTTTATGTATCACTAAATGTAACTCCCTTTTTCATTTGATTCCTTTTCATTTTAACATGTTAAAGTCAATATCTATACCATTTCGCAATGGATGTCATTTCTTAAGTGTAACATATGGGTGATTACTTTCATAAAATGGGCTGAGACTGCTTTATTACTTTTAGTTATTGGTTTATACACCGCTGTTGATTTCCGCAAATGGCTTCGCTTTCCAAGGGGCGCTGCTGGAACTCACGGACCGCCCGCAGGCAAGCGAAGCGCCTGGAACGGAAATCAACTGGATTATAAACTCGCTTATCATCAAAAAAGCTAACGGCAATGTCTGGGTTAGCAGACGTTGCGCATTAGCTAGAAAGGAGAAAGATATGAATTTCCCATGGATTATGAACCGTACTCAGATTGGAACTGCCTGGTTTGGGACTCATATTGTCCTTATAAGATGCAATTATATAACCAATCAAGTGGTAGCGGTAGCCAAGAGTGACCATGCACCGTTCGAACCAACTGCTAACAGCTGTGCTGAAACGTTGTCCAGATATCTTAGTATTGGTTATACCTTAATAGGAGCCTATCCTCTTGGTGATAAGGAAGTCCAATATGTCCTTCAATATCGCTGATTTTTACTCGTTGTACCAGGAGATGCCGATTGTGTTGACTCCAGCATGTACGGCAATGGCCGTAGATAACGGAAAGCGGTTAATCGGAATATCAGGATATTTCCCCCTAAGGTTGTCCACTAGTGCGTCCGCTTCTTCTGTATTTGTTCCATGAAGGACAAACAGCTCTTTTATAGTAGAATTCGCTTGGGCCTCATCTAAGAAATCCACTATTTTTGATAGCGCTTTCTTCTGTGTGCGTACTTTTTCCGCGACATCCAGTTTGCCATCTTTAATTTGTATGATTGGTTTTATTTGAAGCAGACTGCCTAATAACTTTTGAACTCCAGACATTCGGCCGCTTCGATGCAACTGTTCTAAACTGCCTATCAGAACGTATATGTCACATTTAGTGGCTAATTCATTTAAATATTCCACAATTTCTTCATGTGATTTTCCTGCTTCTTGCGCCTCAATTCCCTTTTTCACCATTGCAGATAAGGGAAAGGAAATGACTTTGGAATCTATGGTATCAACAGGAATATCCACAAGCTCCCCTGCCTGTGTACTAGATGACACGGTTCCGCTCAAATGACTGGATAAATGGACAGAAATGATCCGATCGTATGATTCTGACAATTTATTGTACAACTCAACAAATGCACCTACAGAAGGTTGCGATGTTTTGGGTGGCGTGTTACTCGCCTCAAGTTTTGTATAAAAATCCTCTAATGATAGTGTCACACCATCAAGAAATTCCTCTTCTTCAAAGTAGACCACCATCGGAATGCTGTATACATCAGGATGATTTGTCAACATCTCGTCCAAAAACGCCGTGCTATCTGTAACCCATGCTATTTTCTCCATTAATAACTCCCCCTGTTCTCTATCTTTTTTCCTATTTTATTCTACTATTCTGATAATAATTCTTGCAACCGTGGAAATACCTTTAGTGCAGTGTCATGAAAAACTGCTTGATGGTAGTCTTTTGGAATGATTTCTTTTATAAACGAGAGATAGGATCCGACGGTAATAAGTGGCCAATCGGTACCAAACATCAATTTTTCGTAATGGTCGCAATAATCCAGTGCATGTAACAGATGTTGAAGAAATCTCGTTTTCTTATGACGGTTTATTTCCTGATTGGTACCAACAATCAAGCCGGAAAGATCGGCATACATATTTTTATTTTTATATACGACTTCCGCACCATCCAATACCCATGGATCCCCGAAATGTGCCATCACAAACGTCACATCTCTGTTAAACACCGCTACCTCGTCTAAAGTCAAAGGATGAGAATACTTTAATAGTCCTCTTTCTGAGTAGGTATCCCCTGTGTGGAACACAACCGGTAAATTATATTTGGCAGCCAAGCGGTATACTGGGACATAGACTTCATCATATGCGTAAAAAGGGTAGTAACCCAAATATATTTTCATTCCTACCACATTTCGCTTCTGAATTTCCCTTTCTAAACTTTGTATATTCTCTTCCTGTAATTTATAAGGATTTATCCCGGGACAATAGCCCATGGTTGGAGGAATGGAGTTTGCCAGATTCAATCCCATCGGTGTATTACTTTTATAATCAGGGAATGCATTTGGCTCTGTCTCTGTGACCCCCATTGCCACGGCCCCTACCACATTATAATCTTTCCATTCATTAAGAAGTCCTTCATATGTATAGGAGAGTCGGGATATGTTATCAGCGGTGTCCTGAAAGCTCTTTATTTTAGAAAAATGGACATGGGCATCAATAATCTTCAATAGGTTACTCCTTTCTTTGAATAGTGATATTATTATTTATTCGATAGTAATATAGAAAAACCCTTCTCTATTTTAAGAAAAGGGTTTGCTTTTATATTAACTTTAATAATGCAGACTTATTCTTATGCCTGAAAAAATAGGGATGAAATTATTATAGTAATTTTTCAATATCATTTTTCATTTTTGATGGGGAAGTTGCGGATGCAAAGCGTTCCACTACTTTTCCGTCTCTGTCAACCAGGAACTTTGTGAAATTCCATTTTACTGCTTTAGATCCCAACAATCCCTTTGCATTTTCTTTTAAATAGTCAAATAGTGGGTGAGCATCCTCTCCGTTCACATCCACCTTTGAAAACATCGGGAAAGAGACACCATAATTCAACTGACAAAATTCATTTATGTCTTCTTCTTTACCAGGCTCTTGGTTTCCAAACTGGTTACATGGAAAGCCAAGTACCATAAACTTTTTGTCCTTGTATTCTTTGTACAGCTCCTCCAGCTCTTCAAATTGTGGTGTGAAGCCACATTTGCTTGCTGTATTGACAATCAATAGAACATAATCTTTATATTCTGAAAGCGGGACTTCATTTCCTTTAATATCGAGTGCAGAAAAATCATAGATTGTTGTCAATGTAATCACCTCATTTTTCTTTTCATTATGGATGAAGGTTTTTTCTCTGTCCATTAATTGTGTGTTTATTCACTTAGAATAAACCTACCGCTTTTCCTTTTTCATCAACATCCATCTTCAGTGCTGCCGGTTCTTTCGGAAGTCCAGGCATCGTCATGATGTTACCTGTTAATGCAACGATGAATCCTGCGCCAACGGAAGGCTTCAGCTCTCTAATAGTAACCGTGAAGTTCTCTGGCCTCCCAAGCTTTTTCGCATCATCTGTCAGTGAATATTGGGTCTTCGCCATACACACTGGCAAGTGCCCCCATCCTTCTCCAACTATTTGCTGAAGTTGTTTCTGTGCAGCTGGCAACAACTCCACACCTGATCCTCCGTAAACATTCTTCACAATTGCCTCAAGCTTTTGTTCAAGCGTATCCTCTGATTGATAGAGCGGTGTATAGGCAGGCTTTTTAGTCTCCATTTGTTCAAGGACCGTTTGGGCTAGCTCTAGACCACCATCTCCACCCTGCTCCCATACTTGGGTAAGGGCCATAGGAATTTCATTATTTTGACACCAGTTTTTCACGAACTCTATTTCAGCAGCAGTATCTGTTATAAATTCATTAAGGGCTATCACATATGGCAGGCCGAACTTTTCTACTGTTTCCACATGTTTTTTTACATTTTCAATCCCTATACTCAGCGCTTCAAGGTTCTCTTCTTTTAACTGATCTTTTGACATGCCTCCATGCATCTTAATGGCACGGATCGTAGCTACGATGACCACTGCCTCGGGATTAAATCCAAGCGCAGGCGTTTTAATGTGCAGGAATTTTTCCGCGCCAAGATCTGCTCCGAACCCGGCTTCTGTGACCACGTAATCCCCTAGTTTTGCTGCCATTTGTGTCGCAATCACACTGTTACATCCATGAGCTATGTTGGCAAAAGGACCTCCATGAATAATGGCAGGCGTATGTTCCATCGTCTGTACAAGGTTTGGCATGCAAGCGTCTTTAAGAAGTAACGTCAAAGCACCTTCTACTTTTAAATCCTTTACTGTCACTGGTTTTTTATCTAAGTCGTATCCGATGACAATTCTAGCAAGTCTCTCTTTCAAATCAGCTACATCTTTTGCCAAACAAAAAATCGCCATAATTTCAGAAGCAACCGTAATATCAAAGCCATCTTCTCGAGGAACCCCTTGTGTTGGTCCGCCCATTCCGATGACTACTTTTCTCAGCGAACGGTCATTGAGGTCAAGGACCCTTTTCCAAGTAATTCTTCTTGTATCAATCTTTAAGTCATTTCCCTGATGGATATGGTTATCAATCATCGCAGCTAGCGCATTATTTGCCGTCGTAATGGCATGGATATCCCCTGTGAAATGAAGGTTGATATCTTCCATCGGCAACACCTGGGAGTACCCTCCCCCAGTTGCTCCTCCCTTCATTCCCATCGTTGGTCCAAGTGAAGGTTCGCGCATAGCAATAATTGTATTTTTTCCTAGCTTGTTAAGGGCCTGTCCAAGTCCAACTGTGACTGTAGATTTCCCTTCTCCGGCCGGAGTAGGATTTATCGCCGTAACTAAAATCACTTTACCATTTTGTTTATTATGTAAACGTTTCGTAATGTCAAGGGAGAGCTTTGCTTTGTACTTTCCATAAAGCTCTATTTCATCTTCTTCAATATCAAGCAGACTTGCAATATCCATAATCTTTTTCATAGAAGCTTGCTGGGCAATTTCAATATCGCTCTGCACTGCTGTCTTGGTATGCTTCATCCTTCATTCCCCCGTTATAAATGATAGACTTTTTTGTTTTTTTACAATGCTATTATTGTACCACTATTCCTGAAAATTATGGATTGGTTCTGCACTTATAATTAGCAGCGAGAAAATTTACGTAAAATTTAAAAAACTATTAATTCTACATAATAAATGGTTGATAGAATTTTTAGTAGGTAAAATTGGATAGGAGGCTTAAAGATGAGGAAAAAAGGGCTGAAGATTATTATTTTGACTGCTTCTTATGGAAACGGCCATCTGCAGGTAGCTAATTCACTTTATCAAGAATGTCTAAATAGGGGCTTAACAGATGTAAAAATATGCAATCTTTATGCAGAATCACATCCATTCATTTCAGAAGTGACAGAAAATCTATATACAAAAAGTTTTACGTATGGGAAGCAATTCTATAAGCTGTTTTATTACGGAACGGATATCATTCAAAATAAAAAGATGCTACGTTGGTATTATCAGTATGGACTTAAACGACTCACTTCCCTAATCCAATCAGAAGAACCCGACATCTTAATAAACACCTTTCCCATTAACGCTGTACCTGAATTCCGTCGCCGGACTGGAATTGTCATACCCTCCTTTAATATCATTACTGATTATTGCCTACACAGTCTTTGGCTCCATGATGATATTGATAAATATTATGTTGCCAGCAATGAATTGAAAGCAAAGGTTCATTCACGCGGGGTACCTGTTTCCAAAGTTGTGGTAAGCGGCATCCCCATCCGTCCTGCCTTTTCTCAATCGTACGATAAACAGGCTCTTTATGAAAAGTATCATATAAGCCCTGAGAAAGACTTAATCCTCTTAATTGCAGGAGCACATGGTGTGCTTAAGAATATTAAAGACGTTTGTGAAACTCTTCTGTTAAGTACTGATCACCAATTGGCGGTAGTATGCGGCAAAAATCTTTCATTAAGAAACGAGTTGGCACAACTATATAATAGTTACTCAGGTAGGTTTCATTGCTTCGGGTATCTGGAGAGAATCGATGAACTTTACAAGCTGGCAAATGTTATGATTACTAAGCCAGGTGGCATTACACTAACAGAGGCAACCGCTACCGGAACACCACTCATCCTTTATAAGCCTGTCCCTGGTCAGGAAAAAGAAAATGCACTATTTTTTTCTGAAAAAGGAGCAGCACTGATCGCCAAGAATCATGATGAGTTAGTGCTTCATATTAATACATTACTTCAAAGCAAACAGAATCAATCTTCTCTTCAGTCATCAATTGAAAAATTGTATCTGCCAGCATCTCAAGAGGTGATTATGACCGATATTCTCAAAGAGAGCGAAAATATTGCGAGAATTAATTATTCCTCTACTATTAAATCACCGAAAAAAAAGCTTGGGAGCTAATATTTACGCTTCCAAGCTTTTCTTGTTATATTATTCCGATTCACTATTGCCTTTGGCTTTTACACCTTTACTTTTGTAAGGTTTATTG
Proteins encoded in this region:
- a CDS encoding class I SAM-dependent methyltransferase — protein: MIVTTAGRTNEEMIQTAKHISQDLGCMYIQRNKKSVLTLFKEYNQDVLVIGKNRYEWYRLNITEPIFFHPNTAGFRVKRWLKGEIEPFLEATELKEGMSFLDCTLGLASDSIMASLATGEKGKVWGIEGNEVLAYLVKKGLAAWESENSNVEEAMRRIKVLQGKHQDLLSTLQDKSFDVVYFDPMFDIEIQESNGIAPLRSIAVKDAFNKHILQEAIRVAKERVVLKDHWQSEKFAQFGFTVLERKTAKFHFGYIEC
- a CDS encoding conserved virulence factor C family protein — protein: MNIQSIEPTPSPNTMKVILSEELPAGSRNNYTKDNSDQAPEIIQDILGIEGVKGVYHVADFLAVERNARFDWKGILSEVRAAFGETEENQDTEDQRSLEGFGEVKVFVQMFQGIPMQVKLTDGDQEKRVGLPERFMKAILSAQEKQDNVVLEREWKEHGVRYGDLEAVGVEIVEELSATFTDDRLEKMVKQEDNKDKSNTIKSKERYKVTLEMLDDPDWSKRFAALDQMDPKPDDIPVLAKALEDEKGSIRRLATVYFGMLEESDILPYLSKALKDKSVTVRRTAGDCMSDLGDKAAMPAMIEALKDKNKLVRWRAAMFLYEVGDETALPALREAENDPEFEVSMQVKMAIQRIEGGEEAKGSVWKQMTERNN
- a CDS encoding YpjP family protein, producing the protein MPKWLKKSLVVLITALTFGTVSPPAYLTIDDQKDDSSFGDVTNKDYSNEFIEPFEQRLSKDSFLSLATEQAELQSFAKFGSRIGPKIQDEFKDVIFPKMEQVLKDLAEEHPEEDLSNLTISENPTGGDSEKIFHIYHAVTGKDLIRFHVRKDHPPLDGYYFNFHYHTYHDDFHGHHALGSIFWAKNTPPKWLS
- a CDS encoding BrxA/BrxB family bacilliredoxin, translated to MSMAYEDYMKQIVKPMRDELTRAGFEELTTSDEVEEYFNKVEGTTLVVVNSVCGCAAGLARPAATQSIIQADKTPDHLITVFAGQDKEATSKMREIFGDIPPSSPSMALLKGKEVVHFIHRHDIEANTMENIMTNLQGAFHQYC
- a CDS encoding anthrax toxin lethal factor-related metalloendopeptidase, producing the protein MKKRLFAIVILITMTIIPIYWKAYASLDAISLKQYRSSEMDSHLKDIANREALNQLIYLPPGSFSEEEAAIMIRHVSHIPSHILHVLVQQNVHLYLFNGNLTDVEGFEHLHGVKPRGYSDQGSNWEDVPGIGGSKLVLAKIGHSNKGLGHGSVNLELHELAHSIDRYVLGNVRFNQTFIKAWKSEVSALFPNRNYFHTFPEEYFAETFAMYYLNDVSRLELAKSAPHTFLFYQNMEKLPVTRNLISNTY
- a CDS encoding phosphatidylglycerophosphatase A family protein: MRKYTLKEMRETTKKMLEDRGVTIQDIAEIVLLLQKKYISNVTLEDCVHNVEKVLEKREIVHAVLTGLSLDILAEKKLLPDPLQYLVETDEPLYGIDEIIPLSIVNVYGSIGLTNFGFLDKEKFGIIKRLDEHEGEEVHTFMDDIVCALAAAAASRIAHRSRDIEEAELSEEEVIV